Proteins found in one Sorghum bicolor cultivar BTx623 chromosome 1, Sorghum_bicolor_NCBIv3, whole genome shotgun sequence genomic segment:
- the LOC8056888 gene encoding protein DROOPING LEAF isoform X1, translating into MDMVSQSEHLCYVRCTYCNTVLALQVGVPCKRLMDTVTVKCGHCNNLSYLSPRPPMVQPLSPTDHPLGPFQCQGPCNDCRRNQPLPLASPTSTELSPRMPFVVKPPEKKHRLPSAYNRFMREEIQRIKAAKPDIPHREAFSMAAKNWAKCDPRCSTTASTATSNSAPEPRVVPTPQVTEARFDLEDRAKEQVIESFDIFKQIERSI; encoded by the exons ATGGACATGGTTTCGCAGTCCGAGCACCTGTGCTACGTCCGCTGCACCTACTGCAACACCGTGCTCGCG CTGCAGGTTGGGGTTCCATGCAAGAGGCTGATGGACACGGTGACTGTCAAGTGCGGCCACTGCAACAACCTCTCCTACCTCAGTCCACGGCCCCCCATGGTGCAGCCGCTCTCGCCGACTGATCACCCCTTGGGGCCATTCCAG TGTCAGGGACCCTGCAATGACTGCAGGAGGAACCAACCGCTGCCGCTGGCCTCGCCGACATCAACTGAGCTCAGCCCGAGAATGCCTTTCGTTGTCAAGC CCCCGGAGAAGAAACACCGCCTCCCATCTGCTTACAATCGCTTCATGAG GGAGGAGATTCAGCGCATCAAAGCTGCGAAGCCAGATATCCCTCACAGGGAGGCCTTCAGCATGGCTGCCAAGAAT TGGGCGAAGTGCGACCCGCGCTGCTCGACGACTGCCTCTACTGCCACTTCCAACAGCGCTCCAGAACCTAGAGTTGTGCCCACTCCTCAGGTAACTGAGGCACGCTTTGATCTGGAG GATAGGGCCAAGGAGCAAGTCATTGAGAGCTTCGACATCTTCAAGCAGATTGAGCGCAGCATCTAG
- the LOC8056888 gene encoding protein DROOPING LEAF isoform X2 encodes MDMVSQSEHLCYVRCTYCNTVLAVGVPCKRLMDTVTVKCGHCNNLSYLSPRPPMVQPLSPTDHPLGPFQCQGPCNDCRRNQPLPLASPTSTELSPRMPFVVKPPEKKHRLPSAYNRFMREEIQRIKAAKPDIPHREAFSMAAKNWAKCDPRCSTTASTATSNSAPEPRVVPTPQVTEARFDLEDRAKEQVIESFDIFKQIERSI; translated from the exons ATGGACATGGTTTCGCAGTCCGAGCACCTGTGCTACGTCCGCTGCACCTACTGCAACACCGTGCTCGCG GTTGGGGTTCCATGCAAGAGGCTGATGGACACGGTGACTGTCAAGTGCGGCCACTGCAACAACCTCTCCTACCTCAGTCCACGGCCCCCCATGGTGCAGCCGCTCTCGCCGACTGATCACCCCTTGGGGCCATTCCAG TGTCAGGGACCCTGCAATGACTGCAGGAGGAACCAACCGCTGCCGCTGGCCTCGCCGACATCAACTGAGCTCAGCCCGAGAATGCCTTTCGTTGTCAAGC CCCCGGAGAAGAAACACCGCCTCCCATCTGCTTACAATCGCTTCATGAG GGAGGAGATTCAGCGCATCAAAGCTGCGAAGCCAGATATCCCTCACAGGGAGGCCTTCAGCATGGCTGCCAAGAAT TGGGCGAAGTGCGACCCGCGCTGCTCGACGACTGCCTCTACTGCCACTTCCAACAGCGCTCCAGAACCTAGAGTTGTGCCCACTCCTCAGGTAACTGAGGCACGCTTTGATCTGGAG GATAGGGCCAAGGAGCAAGTCATTGAGAGCTTCGACATCTTCAAGCAGATTGAGCGCAGCATCTAG
- the LOC8056888 gene encoding protein DROOPING LEAF isoform X3 — protein MDMVSQSEHLCYVRCTYCNTVLALQVGVPCKRLMDTVTVKCGHCNNLSYLSPRPPMVQPLSPTDHPLGPFQCQGPCNDCRRNQPLPLASPTSTELSPRMPFVVKPPEKKHRLPSAYNRFMREEIQRIKAAKPDIPHREAFSMAAKNWAKCDPRCSTTASTATSNSAPEPRVVPTPQDRAKEQVIESFDIFKQIERSI, from the exons ATGGACATGGTTTCGCAGTCCGAGCACCTGTGCTACGTCCGCTGCACCTACTGCAACACCGTGCTCGCG CTGCAGGTTGGGGTTCCATGCAAGAGGCTGATGGACACGGTGACTGTCAAGTGCGGCCACTGCAACAACCTCTCCTACCTCAGTCCACGGCCCCCCATGGTGCAGCCGCTCTCGCCGACTGATCACCCCTTGGGGCCATTCCAG TGTCAGGGACCCTGCAATGACTGCAGGAGGAACCAACCGCTGCCGCTGGCCTCGCCGACATCAACTGAGCTCAGCCCGAGAATGCCTTTCGTTGTCAAGC CCCCGGAGAAGAAACACCGCCTCCCATCTGCTTACAATCGCTTCATGAG GGAGGAGATTCAGCGCATCAAAGCTGCGAAGCCAGATATCCCTCACAGGGAGGCCTTCAGCATGGCTGCCAAGAAT TGGGCGAAGTGCGACCCGCGCTGCTCGACGACTGCCTCTACTGCCACTTCCAACAGCGCTCCAGAACCTAGAGTTGTGCCCACTCCTCAG GATAGGGCCAAGGAGCAAGTCATTGAGAGCTTCGACATCTTCAAGCAGATTGAGCGCAGCATCTAG
- the LOC8056888 gene encoding protein DROOPING LEAF isoform X4 yields the protein MDMVSQSEHLCYVRCTYCNTVLAVGVPCKRLMDTVTVKCGHCNNLSYLSPRPPMVQPLSPTDHPLGPFQCQGPCNDCRRNQPLPLASPTSTELSPRMPFVVKPPEKKHRLPSAYNRFMREEIQRIKAAKPDIPHREAFSMAAKNWAKCDPRCSTTASTATSNSAPEPRVVPTPQDRAKEQVIESFDIFKQIERSI from the exons ATGGACATGGTTTCGCAGTCCGAGCACCTGTGCTACGTCCGCTGCACCTACTGCAACACCGTGCTCGCG GTTGGGGTTCCATGCAAGAGGCTGATGGACACGGTGACTGTCAAGTGCGGCCACTGCAACAACCTCTCCTACCTCAGTCCACGGCCCCCCATGGTGCAGCCGCTCTCGCCGACTGATCACCCCTTGGGGCCATTCCAG TGTCAGGGACCCTGCAATGACTGCAGGAGGAACCAACCGCTGCCGCTGGCCTCGCCGACATCAACTGAGCTCAGCCCGAGAATGCCTTTCGTTGTCAAGC CCCCGGAGAAGAAACACCGCCTCCCATCTGCTTACAATCGCTTCATGAG GGAGGAGATTCAGCGCATCAAAGCTGCGAAGCCAGATATCCCTCACAGGGAGGCCTTCAGCATGGCTGCCAAGAAT TGGGCGAAGTGCGACCCGCGCTGCTCGACGACTGCCTCTACTGCCACTTCCAACAGCGCTCCAGAACCTAGAGTTGTGCCCACTCCTCAG GATAGGGCCAAGGAGCAAGTCATTGAGAGCTTCGACATCTTCAAGCAGATTGAGCGCAGCATCTAG